The sequence below is a genomic window from Bacillota bacterium.
AGCAGTTCCAGGACCGCGGCATCGTCGTGATCCAGCCGGATCAGGCCGCCTTCCGCGAGAGGGCTAAGTATCTCTCGACGAAGTACGCCAAGCAGTGGGGAGACATCTACGACAGGATATCAGCGATCAAGTAGGACCAGGACGACACGGGGGAGCGGGCCGGCAGGACCCGCCACTGAAATCACGGGGACCCCGGGGACACCTGTTGTCCCCGGGGAACCCTCACGGGAGAGGGTGGTCACATGGGCAAGAAACTGCAGGCTATCGAGAAGGCCCTAGGCGGGCTCCTCGTTTTTGCCGTCTTCGTCGTCGTCATAATCCAGGTGTTCTACAGGTACGTGCTGGACCACCCGATCTTCTGGAGCGACGAATTGGCCTCATACTTGTTCATCTGGATGGTGGCAATCGGGACTGCCTACGCTCAGAGCAGTAGGTCGCACGTGCGCATGGATATCGTGTCCAGCCGTCTTCCGGCGCGCCTGGCTTGGATAACAGGTCTGGCCTTAAACGTTATCATCCTAGTGTGCCTAATCTCCTCTCTCGGCCCCGGCCTCAAGCTGGCCAACCTGATGATGAAGTTCAAGACTCCCGGGCTTCGGGTATCGTGGGCCGTGGTCCTGATAAGCTCTCCAGTCTGTTTCACCCTTGTCTGCCTCCACATTATCGAGGACACTGTAACAGCTCTTCGCTCCAGGTTCG
It includes:
- a CDS encoding TRAP transporter small permease, giving the protein MGKKLQAIEKALGGLLVFAVFVVVIIQVFYRYVLDHPIFWSDELASYLFIWMVAIGTAYAQSSRSHVRMDIVSSRLPARLAWITGLALNVIILVCLISSLGPGLKLANLMMKFKTPGLRVSWAVVLISSPVCFTLVCLHIIEDTVTALRSRFGHRRQDSPRNAGRAS